The Flavobacteriales bacterium genome contains a region encoding:
- a CDS encoding DUF4968 domain-containing protein: MSRLYRSLGEVTSVSQTDSGLELTNAEAIVKLTVYSDSVIRVYVEKKENELRELPYAVIAEPLETAFEVKITEDVVFLKTAKIRVLLSRKPLRISFSDLNGKFLNEEDCALGTGWIGDTVATYRALKEGERFIGLGEKTGPLDRAGNAYTHWNTDFFGYPTNADPIYLSTPFYMGVHADGHYGIFLNNSHRSVVNFGASNDRFSSIQAEGGPMDYFFFHNDSVTKMVSDYSWLTGRISLPPKWALGFQQCRYSYYPDKEVLNFARTFREKQIPADVIYLDIHYMQDYKVFTFDEERFPNPKEMTAELEAQGFKTVVIVDPGVKREKGYELCDDGVKKDVFVKYPDGELHAAQVWPGWSYFPDFTMDSARNWWADHMKFYTDNGIRGFWNDMNEPASWGQMTPDLIEFGWEGEKTTHREARNVYGGLMSRATKEGADKYLNGKRPLMLTRAGFSGVQRYAAVWTGDNVASDEHMMAGVRLLNSMGMTGIPFAGYDVGGFVDEASPKLFARWISIGAFSPFFRAHSMIGTRNAEPWTFGEITEAIARNYINLRYRLMPMIYSAMYRASQDGMPLVRSLAMLHPTNEKVYESAYENQYMFGDSLLVCPVESSKELVRVYLPEGDWYELLTDKHYTGNQEVVVDCPIEKLPVFVKRGVPLLEQSLVQSTSEKHDGVLRLHVWFKAEGTALLYEDDGESYGHLEGKFSTRQITCDCPNNLILFGEQEGDFASEFDRIRVIWHGFEDRKIVSVTVRNSQLGPRDSVHKWVETIPNFDPLGESVTEYSSKVFTVEFENSSEAFELTWESELIERG; encoded by the coding sequence ATGAGCCGACTCTACCGTTCGTTGGGAGAAGTTACTTCGGTCAGCCAAACCGACTCAGGTTTGGAATTGACAAACGCGGAGGCAATCGTCAAATTGACGGTTTACAGCGATTCGGTCATTCGTGTTTATGTCGAGAAGAAGGAGAACGAGCTCCGCGAATTGCCCTATGCGGTAATTGCCGAGCCTCTTGAAACAGCATTTGAAGTGAAGATTACGGAAGATGTGGTATTTCTCAAAACCGCCAAGATCCGTGTGCTTCTTTCTCGAAAACCGCTACGCATTTCGTTCTCTGACCTGAATGGCAAATTCCTGAATGAAGAGGATTGTGCTTTGGGAACGGGTTGGATCGGAGACACAGTTGCCACGTATCGAGCGTTGAAAGAAGGTGAACGATTCATTGGTCTCGGAGAAAAAACGGGCCCATTGGATCGCGCTGGAAACGCCTACACACACTGGAATACGGATTTTTTCGGTTACCCGACCAATGCGGATCCGATATATCTGAGCACTCCATTTTACATGGGGGTTCATGCCGATGGTCACTATGGTATTTTCCTGAACAATTCGCATCGGTCAGTGGTCAACTTTGGAGCGAGTAATGACCGTTTTTCGTCCATTCAGGCCGAAGGTGGTCCGATGGATTACTTTTTCTTCCACAATGATTCGGTGACTAAAATGGTCTCTGATTATTCGTGGCTGACGGGAAGAATTTCCTTGCCACCGAAGTGGGCGTTGGGTTTTCAGCAATGCCGCTACAGTTATTATCCCGATAAGGAGGTTTTGAATTTTGCGCGCACGTTCCGAGAAAAGCAGATCCCTGCGGATGTCATCTACCTTGACATCCATTACATGCAGGATTACAAGGTTTTCACTTTCGATGAAGAGCGCTTTCCGAATCCGAAAGAGATGACTGCGGAATTGGAAGCGCAAGGCTTCAAAACGGTGGTGATTGTTGATCCGGGCGTGAAACGCGAGAAAGGCTATGAGCTTTGTGATGATGGTGTGAAAAAGGACGTGTTTGTCAAATATCCTGATGGCGAATTGCATGCCGCACAGGTTTGGCCAGGCTGGAGTTATTTCCCCGATTTCACAATGGATTCAGCAAGAAATTGGTGGGCAGACCATATGAAATTCTACACCGACAATGGTATCCGTGGTTTTTGGAACGATATGAACGAGCCCGCGAGTTGGGGACAGATGACGCCTGATCTGATCGAGTTCGGTTGGGAAGGGGAGAAGACTACCCATCGCGAAGCACGGAACGTTTATGGTGGATTGATGTCGCGTGCCACCAAGGAAGGTGCCGACAAGTATTTGAATGGAAAACGCCCGTTGATGCTTACGCGTGCTGGTTTTTCTGGCGTGCAACGTTATGCCGCTGTTTGGACGGGCGATAATGTGGCTTCGGATGAACACATGATGGCGGGCGTCCGCCTGCTCAATAGCATGGGAATGACGGGAATCCCATTTGCGGGTTATGATGTGGGTGGATTCGTGGATGAAGCTTCACCAAAACTTTTTGCCCGCTGGATTTCCATAGGGGCTTTCAGTCCGTTTTTCCGTGCGCACAGTATGATCGGGACGCGGAATGCAGAGCCGTGGACGTTCGGTGAAATAACTGAAGCCATCGCTCGTAATTATATCAATCTGCGCTACCGATTGATGCCGATGATCTATTCGGCCATGTACCGCGCTTCACAGGATGGAATGCCGTTGGTGCGTTCGTTGGCCATGCTTCATCCGACTAATGAAAAAGTGTATGAATCGGCATACGAGAACCAGTACATGTTCGGTGATTCGCTGCTCGTCTGTCCCGTGGAAAGCTCCAAGGAATTGGTTCGCGTTTACTTGCCCGAAGGCGATTGGTACGAACTGCTGACGGACAAGCACTACACAGGAAATCAGGAAGTGGTGGTCGATTGTCCGATCGAGAAATTGCCCGTTTTCGTCAAACGTGGTGTGCCACTATTAGAGCAAAGTCTGGTTCAATCGACATCCGAAAAACACGATGGTGTTTTACGATTGCATGTTTGGTTCAAAGCGGAAGGAACGGCTTTGCTTTACGAAGACGATGGCGAATCGTATGGCCATTTGGAGGGCAAATTCAGCACGCGGCAAATAACCTGTGATTGCCCAAACAACCTTATTCTTTTCGGAGAACAGGAAGGCGATTTTGCTTCAGAGTTTGATCGGATTCGAGTGATTTGGCACGGTTTCGAGGATCGGAAAATCGTTTCTGTCACCGTTCGCAATTCGCAGCTCGGACCTCGCGACTCTGTTCACAAATGGGTGGAAACAATACCGAATTTCGATCCATTGGGCGAAAGCGTAACGGAATATTCGAGTAAGGTTTTTACCGTGGAGTTTGAGAATTCCTCTGAAGCATTTGAACTTACTTGGGAAAGTGAATTGATAGAACGCGGATGA
- a CDS encoding NUDIX domain-containing protein, protein MDQNHLPFNVNPNVSVDCVVFGFDMQGLKVLLIERDNPDNTEGKNYQLPGDLIHNDENLDQAADRVLKELTGLDRVFLEQFSAFGDPMRVKRENDLEWLRKVRKDPDARVVTIGYYALIKSENFKPSANSFARKAEWVNLRDVPELAFDHNAILNSALEALKLKMRLEPVGFELLPKKFTLGQLQSLYEAVLGATIDKRNFRRKVLGMNFLTALDEKQKGVAHKPAQLFQFNVKTLNRSFSTAFDFQ, encoded by the coding sequence ATGGATCAAAACCATCTTCCCTTTAATGTAAACCCTAATGTTTCTGTCGACTGCGTGGTCTTTGGGTTTGACATGCAGGGGTTGAAAGTGCTTTTGATCGAACGCGACAACCCTGACAATACTGAAGGAAAGAACTACCAATTGCCTGGCGACCTCATTCATAATGATGAGAATTTGGACCAAGCTGCTGACCGTGTATTGAAAGAACTGACAGGTTTAGACCGCGTGTTTCTCGAACAGTTCTCTGCCTTTGGCGACCCCATGCGTGTGAAACGAGAGAACGATCTGGAATGGCTTCGTAAGGTTCGGAAGGATCCTGACGCACGTGTTGTGACCATTGGATACTATGCCTTGATCAAATCGGAGAATTTCAAACCTTCTGCAAATTCGTTTGCCCGAAAGGCCGAATGGGTGAACCTGCGTGATGTGCCCGAGTTGGCATTTGACCACAATGCCATATTGAACAGTGCTTTGGAAGCACTCAAGCTGAAAATGCGTTTGGAACCTGTAGGTTTTGAACTGCTACCGAAAAAATTCACCCTCGGACAGCTTCAGTCATTGTACGAAGCCGTACTCGGTGCAACCATCGACAAGCGCAATTTCAGACGAAAGGTGCTGGGCATGAATTTCCTCACCGCATTGGATGAAAAGCAGAAAGGTGTGGCCCACAAACCCGCACAATTGTTTCAATTTAATGTTAAGACATTGAATAGGTCGTTTTCAACAGCTTTCGATTTCCAGTAA